In Tenrec ecaudatus isolate mTenEca1 chromosome 4, mTenEca1.hap1, whole genome shotgun sequence, a single window of DNA contains:
- the USP28 gene encoding ubiquitin carboxyl-terminal hydrolase 28 isoform X1: MTAELQQDEAAGAADSHGSSCQMLLNQLREITGIQDPSFLHEALKASNGDITQAVSLLTDERVKEPSPDRVATEPSDTEGSANKEALAKVIDLTHDNKDDLQAAIALSLLESPKIQADGRDLNRLHEAASVDAKRSKRKRCEVWGENPSPNDWRRVDGWPVGLKNVGNTCWFNAVIQSLFQLPEFRRLVLSYSLPQNVLETCRSHTEKRNIVFMQELQYLFALMMGSNRKFVDPSAALDLLKGAFRSSEEQQQDVSEFTHKLLDWLEDAFQLAVNVNSSASSKSENPMVQLFYGTFLTEGVRDGKPFCNNETFGQYPLQVNGYRNLDECLEGAMVEGDIDPSDHSVKYGQECWFTKLPPVLTFELSRFEFNQSLGQPEKIHNKLEFPQIIYIDRYMYRSKELIRSKRESIRKLEEEIKVLQQKLERYVKYGSGPARFPLPDMLKYVIEFASTKPASENSPSQSDSRVALPLSSLPCPVSDQTSEASTDAESSSQDAERAFSSPEDPVLTSKIKPLVSSRSSTETPAQPAPRTVTEEEMNFVKTCLQRWRSEIEQDIQDLKNCIESATRTIEQMYCDPLLRQVPYRLHAVLVHEGQANAGHYWAYIYNQPRQTWLKYNDISVTESSWEELERDSYGGLRNVSAYCLMYINDKLPHRHAASAPEESDQMLEELEALSVELKHYIQEDNWRFEQEVEDWEEGQSCKMPQMDPSASSTPPELSPSPEPSVASSHGARCLSSEHAVIAKEQTAQAIANTAHAYEKSGVEAALSEAFHEEYSRLHQLAKEAPPSHSDPRLQHVLVYFFQNDAPKRVVERTLLEQFADKNLSYDERSIRIMKVAQAKLKEIGPDDMNMEEYKKWHEDYSLFRKVSVYLLTGLELYQKGKYQEALSYLVYAYQSNTALLAKGPRRGVKESVIALYRRKCLLELNAKAASLFETNDDPSVTEGINVMNELIIPCIHLIINNDISKDDLDAIEVMRNHWCSYLGQDIAENLQLCLGEFLPRLLDPSAEIIVLKEPPTIRPNSPYDLCSRFAAVMESIQGVSTVTVK, translated from the exons AAGTGATAGACCTTACCCATGACAACAAAGACGATCTTCAGGCCGCCATTGCTTTGAGTCTCCTGGAATCTCCCAAAATTCAAGCCGATGGAAGGGATCTGAACAG GCTGCACGAGGCGGCCTCTGTGGACGCCAAGCGCTCCAAGAGAAAGCGATGTGAAGTCTGGGGAGAGAATCCGAGTCCCAACGACTGGAGGAGGGTCGATGGCTGGCCGGTTGGTCTGAAAAACGTCGGCAATACATGCTGGTTTAATGCTGTGATTCAG TCCCTCTTCCAATTGCCGGAGTTTCGCAGGCTTGTTCTCAGCTACAGCCTGCCACAGAATGTCCTCGAGACTTGTCGGAGCCACACG gaaaagaggaacATCGTGTTTATGCAAGAGCTTCAGTATCTCTTTGCTCTGATGATGGGATCAAATCGCAAATTTGTAGACCCTTCAGCAGCCCTGGATCTCTTAAAGGGAGCATTTCGGTCGTCTGAGGAACAGCAG CAAGATGTGAGTGAGTTCACACATAAGCTCCTGGACTGGCTGGAGGACGCGTTCCAGCTCGCAGTTAATGTGAA CAGCAGTGCCAGCTCTAAGTCCGAGAACCCAATGGTGCAGCTGTTCTACGGTACTTTCCTGACGGAAGGGGTTCGTGACG GGAAGCCCTTTTGTAACAATGAGACCTTTGGCCAGTATCCTCTTCAGGTAAACGGTTATCGCAACCTAGACGAATGTTTGGAAGGGGCCATGGTGGAAGGTGACATTGATCCTTCCGATCATTCAGTGAAATATGGGCAAGAG TGTTGGTTTACAAAGCTACCTCCAGTGCTGACCTTTGAACTCTCCAGATTTGAGTTCAATCAATCCCTTGGTCAGCCAGAGAAAATTCACAATAAGCTGGAATTTCCTCAGATCATTTATATAGACAG GTACATGTATAGGAGCAAAGAGCTTATTCGAAGTAAGAGAGAGAGTATTCGAAAGTTGGAGGAAGAAATAAAAGTTCTGCAGCAAAAACTGGAAAG GTATGTGAAGTACGGCTCCGGCCCCGCTCGGTTTCCTCTCCCGGACATGTTAAAGTACGTGATTGAATTTGCTAGCACCAAACCTGCCTCAGAAAACTCTCCCTCTCAGAGTGACTCCAGGGTGGCTCTGCCACTGTCTTCGCTGCCCTGCCCGGTTTCCGACCAGACCTCCGAGGCAAG TACAGATGCAGAAAGCTCTTCTCAGGATGCGGAACGTGCCTTTTCTTCCCCTGAAGACCCTGTGCTCACATCTAAGATTAAGCCACTTGTGTCCTCTCGCTCCTCCACGGAGACCCCCGCCCAGCCGGCTCCTCGGACAGTCACGGAGGAGGAGATGAACTTTGTAAAGACCTGCCTCCAGAGATGGCGGAGTGAGATTGAGCAAGATATACAAG ACTTAAAGAACTGTATCGAGAGCGCGACCCGGACTATTGAGCAGATGTACTGTGATCCTCTGCTCCGGCAG GTGCCTTACCGCTTGCATGCGGTTCTTGTTCATGAAGGACAAGCAAATGCTGGACACTACTGGGCCTATATCTATAATCAGCCCCGGCAGACCTGGCTCAAGTACAACGACATCTCTGTTACCGAATCTTCCTGGGAAGAACTTGAAAGGGATTCTTACGGGGGTCTGAGAAACGTCAGTGCTTACTGTCTGATGTACATTAATGACAAGCTGCCCCACCGCCACGCAG CCTCGGCCCCCGAGGAGTCGGACCAGATGCTGGAGGAGCTGGAGGCCCTGTCTGTGGAGCTGAAGCATTACATTCAGGAAGACAACTGGAGGTTCGAGCAGGAAGTGGAGGACTGGGAAGAAGGGCAGTCGTGCAAAATGCCTCAGATGGATCCCTCCGCCAGCTCCACGCCCCCGGAGCTCTCTCCGTCGCCAG AGCCCTCGGTGGCCTCTTCTCACGGGGCCCGCTGCTTGTCATCCGAGCACGCTGTGATAGCCAAGGAGCAGACGGCCCAAGCCATCGCGAACACGGCCCATGCCTACGAGAAGAGCGGCGTGGAAGCGGCCTTGAGCGAG GCGTTCCATGAAGAGTACTCCAGGCTCCACCAGCTGGCCAAGGAGGCACCCCCCTCTCACAGTGATCCTCGCCTTCAGCATGTCCTGGTCTACTTTTTCCAAAATGACGCCCCCAAAAGGGTGGTGGAGCGGACCCTCTTGGAGCAGTTTGCAGATAAAAATCTCAGCTATGACGAAAG GTCAATCCGTATCATGAAGGTGGCTCAGGCGAAACTGAAGGAAATCGGTCCTGATGACATGAACATGGAGGAGTACAAG AAGTGGCATGAAGATTACAGTTTGTTTCGGAAGGTGTCCGTGTATCTCCTCACAGGCCTGGAACTCTATCAGAAAGGGAA GTACCAAGAGGCGCTGTCGTACCTGGTGTACGCGTACCAGAGCAACACCGCCCTGCTGGCAAAGGGTCCCCGCCGCGGGGTGAAGGAGTCCGTCATCGCGCTGTACCGAAGAAAATGCCTGCTG GAGCTGAATGCCAAAGCAGCTTCTCTCTTTGAGACCAACGACGACCCCTCTGTCACGGAGGGCATCAATGTCATGAATGAGCTGATCATCCCTTGCATTCACCTAATCATTAACAATGACATCTCCAAGGACGACCTGGATGCCATCGAGGTCATGAGAAACCATTGGTGCTCTTACCTCGGGCAGGATATTGCAG AAAATCTGCAGCTCTGCTTAGGGGAATTtctcccaaggcttctggatcctTCTGCAGAAATCattgtcttgaaggagcctccgaCAATCCGACCCAACTCTCCCTATGACCTCTGCAGCCGGTTTGCAGCTGTCATGGAGTCGATTCAGGGGGTGTCAACTGTGACGGTGAAGTAA
- the USP28 gene encoding ubiquitin carboxyl-terminal hydrolase 28 isoform X3: MTAELQQDEAAGAADSHGSSCQMLLNQLREITGIQDPSFLHEALKASNGDITQAVSLLTDERVKEPSPDRVATEPSDTEGSANKEALAKVIDLTHDNKDDLQAAIALSLLESPKIQADGRDLNRLHEAASVDAKRSKRKRCEVWGENPSPNDWRRVDGWPVGLKNVGNTCWFNAVIQSLFQLPEFRRLVLSYSLPQNVLETCRSHTEKRNIVFMQELQYLFALMMGSNRKFVDPSAALDLLKGAFRSSEEQQQDVSEFTHKLLDWLEDAFQLAVNVNSSASSKSENPMVQLFYGTFLTEGVRDGKPFCNNETFGQYPLQVNGYRNLDECLEGAMVEGDIDPSDHSVKYGQECWFTKLPPVLTFELSRFEFNQSLGQPEKIHNKLEFPQIIYIDRYMYRSKELIRSKRESIRKLEEEIKVLQQKLERYVKYGSGPARFPLPDMLKYVIEFASTKPASENSPSQSDSRVALPLSSLPCPVSDQTSEASTDAESSSQDAERAFSSPEDPVLTSKIKPLVSSRSSTETPAQPAPRTVTEEEMNFVKTCLQRWRSEIEQDIQDLKNCIESATRTIEQMYCDPLLRQVPYRLHAVLVHEGQANAGHYWAYIYNQPRQTWLKYNDISVTESSWEELERDSYGGLRNVSAYCLMYINDKLPHRHAASAPEESDQMLEELEALSVELKHYIQEDNWRFEQEVEDWEEGQSCKMPQMDPSASSTPPELSPSPEPSVASSHGARCLSSEHAVIAKEQTAQAIANTAHAYEKSGVEAALSELKEADAQEPSPQESKLAEQSDQPPQVHEAEPAAQPNTEVSEVEIPSVGRILIRSDADGYDEEVMLSPAMQGVILAIAKARQTFDRDGSEAGLIKAFHEEYSRLHQLAKEAPPSHSDPRLQHVLVYFFQNDAPKRVVERTLLEQFADKNLSYDERSIRIMKVAQAKLKEIGPDDMNMEEYKKWHEDYSLFRKVSVYLLTGLELYQKGKYQEALSYLVYAYQSNTALLAKGPRRGVKESVIALYRRKCLLELNAKAASLFETNDDPSVTEGINVMNELIIPCIHLIINNDISKDDLDAIEVMRNHWCSYLGQDIAENLQLCLGEFLPRLLDPSAEIIVLKEPPTIRPNSPYDLCSRFAAVMESIQGVSTVTVK, encoded by the exons AAGTGATAGACCTTACCCATGACAACAAAGACGATCTTCAGGCCGCCATTGCTTTGAGTCTCCTGGAATCTCCCAAAATTCAAGCCGATGGAAGGGATCTGAACAG GCTGCACGAGGCGGCCTCTGTGGACGCCAAGCGCTCCAAGAGAAAGCGATGTGAAGTCTGGGGAGAGAATCCGAGTCCCAACGACTGGAGGAGGGTCGATGGCTGGCCGGTTGGTCTGAAAAACGTCGGCAATACATGCTGGTTTAATGCTGTGATTCAG TCCCTCTTCCAATTGCCGGAGTTTCGCAGGCTTGTTCTCAGCTACAGCCTGCCACAGAATGTCCTCGAGACTTGTCGGAGCCACACG gaaaagaggaacATCGTGTTTATGCAAGAGCTTCAGTATCTCTTTGCTCTGATGATGGGATCAAATCGCAAATTTGTAGACCCTTCAGCAGCCCTGGATCTCTTAAAGGGAGCATTTCGGTCGTCTGAGGAACAGCAG CAAGATGTGAGTGAGTTCACACATAAGCTCCTGGACTGGCTGGAGGACGCGTTCCAGCTCGCAGTTAATGTGAA CAGCAGTGCCAGCTCTAAGTCCGAGAACCCAATGGTGCAGCTGTTCTACGGTACTTTCCTGACGGAAGGGGTTCGTGACG GGAAGCCCTTTTGTAACAATGAGACCTTTGGCCAGTATCCTCTTCAGGTAAACGGTTATCGCAACCTAGACGAATGTTTGGAAGGGGCCATGGTGGAAGGTGACATTGATCCTTCCGATCATTCAGTGAAATATGGGCAAGAG TGTTGGTTTACAAAGCTACCTCCAGTGCTGACCTTTGAACTCTCCAGATTTGAGTTCAATCAATCCCTTGGTCAGCCAGAGAAAATTCACAATAAGCTGGAATTTCCTCAGATCATTTATATAGACAG GTACATGTATAGGAGCAAAGAGCTTATTCGAAGTAAGAGAGAGAGTATTCGAAAGTTGGAGGAAGAAATAAAAGTTCTGCAGCAAAAACTGGAAAG GTATGTGAAGTACGGCTCCGGCCCCGCTCGGTTTCCTCTCCCGGACATGTTAAAGTACGTGATTGAATTTGCTAGCACCAAACCTGCCTCAGAAAACTCTCCCTCTCAGAGTGACTCCAGGGTGGCTCTGCCACTGTCTTCGCTGCCCTGCCCGGTTTCCGACCAGACCTCCGAGGCAAG TACAGATGCAGAAAGCTCTTCTCAGGATGCGGAACGTGCCTTTTCTTCCCCTGAAGACCCTGTGCTCACATCTAAGATTAAGCCACTTGTGTCCTCTCGCTCCTCCACGGAGACCCCCGCCCAGCCGGCTCCTCGGACAGTCACGGAGGAGGAGATGAACTTTGTAAAGACCTGCCTCCAGAGATGGCGGAGTGAGATTGAGCAAGATATACAAG ACTTAAAGAACTGTATCGAGAGCGCGACCCGGACTATTGAGCAGATGTACTGTGATCCTCTGCTCCGGCAG GTGCCTTACCGCTTGCATGCGGTTCTTGTTCATGAAGGACAAGCAAATGCTGGACACTACTGGGCCTATATCTATAATCAGCCCCGGCAGACCTGGCTCAAGTACAACGACATCTCTGTTACCGAATCTTCCTGGGAAGAACTTGAAAGGGATTCTTACGGGGGTCTGAGAAACGTCAGTGCTTACTGTCTGATGTACATTAATGACAAGCTGCCCCACCGCCACGCAG CCTCGGCCCCCGAGGAGTCGGACCAGATGCTGGAGGAGCTGGAGGCCCTGTCTGTGGAGCTGAAGCATTACATTCAGGAAGACAACTGGAGGTTCGAGCAGGAAGTGGAGGACTGGGAAGAAGGGCAGTCGTGCAAAATGCCTCAGATGGATCCCTCCGCCAGCTCCACGCCCCCGGAGCTCTCTCCGTCGCCAG AGCCCTCGGTGGCCTCTTCTCACGGGGCCCGCTGCTTGTCATCCGAGCACGCTGTGATAGCCAAGGAGCAGACGGCCCAAGCCATCGCGAACACGGCCCATGCCTACGAGAAGAGCGGCGTGGAAGCGGCCTTGAGCGAG CTCAAGGAAGCTGATGCTCAGGAGCCCAGCCCCCAGGAATCAAAGCTTGCAGAGCAGTCAGACCAGCCCCCGCAGGTTCATGAAGCAGAGCCTGCTGCCCAGCCTAACACTGAGGTCTCAGAAGTCGAGATTCCCAGTGTGGGAAGGATTCTGATTAGATCTGATGCAGATGGATATGATGAGGAG GTGATGCTGAGCCCTGCCATGCAAGGGGTCATCCTGGCCATAGCTAAAGCCCGCCAGACTTTTGACCGGGATGGGTCTGAAGCAGGGCTCATCAAG GCGTTCCATGAAGAGTACTCCAGGCTCCACCAGCTGGCCAAGGAGGCACCCCCCTCTCACAGTGATCCTCGCCTTCAGCATGTCCTGGTCTACTTTTTCCAAAATGACGCCCCCAAAAGGGTGGTGGAGCGGACCCTCTTGGAGCAGTTTGCAGATAAAAATCTCAGCTATGACGAAAG GTCAATCCGTATCATGAAGGTGGCTCAGGCGAAACTGAAGGAAATCGGTCCTGATGACATGAACATGGAGGAGTACAAG AAGTGGCATGAAGATTACAGTTTGTTTCGGAAGGTGTCCGTGTATCTCCTCACAGGCCTGGAACTCTATCAGAAAGGGAA GTACCAAGAGGCGCTGTCGTACCTGGTGTACGCGTACCAGAGCAACACCGCCCTGCTGGCAAAGGGTCCCCGCCGCGGGGTGAAGGAGTCCGTCATCGCGCTGTACCGAAGAAAATGCCTGCTG GAGCTGAATGCCAAAGCAGCTTCTCTCTTTGAGACCAACGACGACCCCTCTGTCACGGAGGGCATCAATGTCATGAATGAGCTGATCATCCCTTGCATTCACCTAATCATTAACAATGACATCTCCAAGGACGACCTGGATGCCATCGAGGTCATGAGAAACCATTGGTGCTCTTACCTCGGGCAGGATATTGCAG AAAATCTGCAGCTCTGCTTAGGGGAATTtctcccaaggcttctggatcctTCTGCAGAAATCattgtcttgaaggagcctccgaCAATCCGACCCAACTCTCCCTATGACCTCTGCAGCCGGTTTGCAGCTGTCATGGAGTCGATTCAGGGGGTGTCAACTGTGACGGTGAAGTAA
- the USP28 gene encoding ubiquitin carboxyl-terminal hydrolase 28 isoform X2 produces the protein MTAELQQDEAAGAADSHGSSCQMLLNQLREITGIQDPSFLHEALKASNGDITQAVSLLTDERVKEPSPDRVATEPSDTEGSANKEALAKVIDLTHDNKDDLQAAIALSLLESPKIQADGRDLNRLHEAASVDAKRSKRKRCEVWGENPSPNDWRRVDGWPVGLKNVGNTCWFNAVIQSLFQLPEFRRLVLSYSLPQNVLETCRSHTEKRNIVFMQELQYLFALMMGSNRKFVDPSAALDLLKGAFRSSEEQQQDVSEFTHKLLDWLEDAFQLAVNVNSASSKSENPMVQLFYGTFLTEGVRDGKPFCNNETFGQYPLQVNGYRNLDECLEGAMVEGDIDPSDHSVKYGQECWFTKLPPVLTFELSRFEFNQSLGQPEKIHNKLEFPQIIYIDRYMYRSKELIRSKRESIRKLEEEIKVLQQKLERYVKYGSGPARFPLPDMLKYVIEFASTKPASENSPSQSDSRVALPLSSLPCPVSDQTSEASTDAESSSQDAERAFSSPEDPVLTSKIKPLVSSRSSTETPAQPAPRTVTEEEMNFVKTCLQRWRSEIEQDIQDLKNCIESATRTIEQMYCDPLLRQVPYRLHAVLVHEGQANAGHYWAYIYNQPRQTWLKYNDISVTESSWEELERDSYGGLRNVSAYCLMYINDKLPHRHAASAPEESDQMLEELEALSVELKHYIQEDNWRFEQEVEDWEEGQSCKMPQMDPSASSTPPELSPSPEPSVASSHGARCLSSEHAVIAKEQTAQAIANTAHAYEKSGVEAALSEAFHEEYSRLHQLAKEAPPSHSDPRLQHVLVYFFQNDAPKRVVERTLLEQFADKNLSYDERSIRIMKVAQAKLKEIGPDDMNMEEYKKWHEDYSLFRKVSVYLLTGLELYQKGKYQEALSYLVYAYQSNTALLAKGPRRGVKESVIALYRRKCLLELNAKAASLFETNDDPSVTEGINVMNELIIPCIHLIINNDISKDDLDAIEVMRNHWCSYLGQDIAENLQLCLGEFLPRLLDPSAEIIVLKEPPTIRPNSPYDLCSRFAAVMESIQGVSTVTVK, from the exons AAGTGATAGACCTTACCCATGACAACAAAGACGATCTTCAGGCCGCCATTGCTTTGAGTCTCCTGGAATCTCCCAAAATTCAAGCCGATGGAAGGGATCTGAACAG GCTGCACGAGGCGGCCTCTGTGGACGCCAAGCGCTCCAAGAGAAAGCGATGTGAAGTCTGGGGAGAGAATCCGAGTCCCAACGACTGGAGGAGGGTCGATGGCTGGCCGGTTGGTCTGAAAAACGTCGGCAATACATGCTGGTTTAATGCTGTGATTCAG TCCCTCTTCCAATTGCCGGAGTTTCGCAGGCTTGTTCTCAGCTACAGCCTGCCACAGAATGTCCTCGAGACTTGTCGGAGCCACACG gaaaagaggaacATCGTGTTTATGCAAGAGCTTCAGTATCTCTTTGCTCTGATGATGGGATCAAATCGCAAATTTGTAGACCCTTCAGCAGCCCTGGATCTCTTAAAGGGAGCATTTCGGTCGTCTGAGGAACAGCAG CAAGATGTGAGTGAGTTCACACATAAGCTCCTGGACTGGCTGGAGGACGCGTTCCAGCTCGCAGTTAATGTGAA CAGTGCCAGCTCTAAGTCCGAGAACCCAATGGTGCAGCTGTTCTACGGTACTTTCCTGACGGAAGGGGTTCGTGACG GGAAGCCCTTTTGTAACAATGAGACCTTTGGCCAGTATCCTCTTCAGGTAAACGGTTATCGCAACCTAGACGAATGTTTGGAAGGGGCCATGGTGGAAGGTGACATTGATCCTTCCGATCATTCAGTGAAATATGGGCAAGAG TGTTGGTTTACAAAGCTACCTCCAGTGCTGACCTTTGAACTCTCCAGATTTGAGTTCAATCAATCCCTTGGTCAGCCAGAGAAAATTCACAATAAGCTGGAATTTCCTCAGATCATTTATATAGACAG GTACATGTATAGGAGCAAAGAGCTTATTCGAAGTAAGAGAGAGAGTATTCGAAAGTTGGAGGAAGAAATAAAAGTTCTGCAGCAAAAACTGGAAAG GTATGTGAAGTACGGCTCCGGCCCCGCTCGGTTTCCTCTCCCGGACATGTTAAAGTACGTGATTGAATTTGCTAGCACCAAACCTGCCTCAGAAAACTCTCCCTCTCAGAGTGACTCCAGGGTGGCTCTGCCACTGTCTTCGCTGCCCTGCCCGGTTTCCGACCAGACCTCCGAGGCAAG TACAGATGCAGAAAGCTCTTCTCAGGATGCGGAACGTGCCTTTTCTTCCCCTGAAGACCCTGTGCTCACATCTAAGATTAAGCCACTTGTGTCCTCTCGCTCCTCCACGGAGACCCCCGCCCAGCCGGCTCCTCGGACAGTCACGGAGGAGGAGATGAACTTTGTAAAGACCTGCCTCCAGAGATGGCGGAGTGAGATTGAGCAAGATATACAAG ACTTAAAGAACTGTATCGAGAGCGCGACCCGGACTATTGAGCAGATGTACTGTGATCCTCTGCTCCGGCAG GTGCCTTACCGCTTGCATGCGGTTCTTGTTCATGAAGGACAAGCAAATGCTGGACACTACTGGGCCTATATCTATAATCAGCCCCGGCAGACCTGGCTCAAGTACAACGACATCTCTGTTACCGAATCTTCCTGGGAAGAACTTGAAAGGGATTCTTACGGGGGTCTGAGAAACGTCAGTGCTTACTGTCTGATGTACATTAATGACAAGCTGCCCCACCGCCACGCAG CCTCGGCCCCCGAGGAGTCGGACCAGATGCTGGAGGAGCTGGAGGCCCTGTCTGTGGAGCTGAAGCATTACATTCAGGAAGACAACTGGAGGTTCGAGCAGGAAGTGGAGGACTGGGAAGAAGGGCAGTCGTGCAAAATGCCTCAGATGGATCCCTCCGCCAGCTCCACGCCCCCGGAGCTCTCTCCGTCGCCAG AGCCCTCGGTGGCCTCTTCTCACGGGGCCCGCTGCTTGTCATCCGAGCACGCTGTGATAGCCAAGGAGCAGACGGCCCAAGCCATCGCGAACACGGCCCATGCCTACGAGAAGAGCGGCGTGGAAGCGGCCTTGAGCGAG GCGTTCCATGAAGAGTACTCCAGGCTCCACCAGCTGGCCAAGGAGGCACCCCCCTCTCACAGTGATCCTCGCCTTCAGCATGTCCTGGTCTACTTTTTCCAAAATGACGCCCCCAAAAGGGTGGTGGAGCGGACCCTCTTGGAGCAGTTTGCAGATAAAAATCTCAGCTATGACGAAAG GTCAATCCGTATCATGAAGGTGGCTCAGGCGAAACTGAAGGAAATCGGTCCTGATGACATGAACATGGAGGAGTACAAG AAGTGGCATGAAGATTACAGTTTGTTTCGGAAGGTGTCCGTGTATCTCCTCACAGGCCTGGAACTCTATCAGAAAGGGAA GTACCAAGAGGCGCTGTCGTACCTGGTGTACGCGTACCAGAGCAACACCGCCCTGCTGGCAAAGGGTCCCCGCCGCGGGGTGAAGGAGTCCGTCATCGCGCTGTACCGAAGAAAATGCCTGCTG GAGCTGAATGCCAAAGCAGCTTCTCTCTTTGAGACCAACGACGACCCCTCTGTCACGGAGGGCATCAATGTCATGAATGAGCTGATCATCCCTTGCATTCACCTAATCATTAACAATGACATCTCCAAGGACGACCTGGATGCCATCGAGGTCATGAGAAACCATTGGTGCTCTTACCTCGGGCAGGATATTGCAG AAAATCTGCAGCTCTGCTTAGGGGAATTtctcccaaggcttctggatcctTCTGCAGAAATCattgtcttgaaggagcctccgaCAATCCGACCCAACTCTCCCTATGACCTCTGCAGCCGGTTTGCAGCTGTCATGGAGTCGATTCAGGGGGTGTCAACTGTGACGGTGAAGTAA